The window TTTTCCTTCACTCCAGGCCAAAATGGAGGAGCGCCCTGCAACATCTGTGCACCCACAGAACTCTCTAGTGTTTGGGTTACGTAAAGGGTATACAGTTCTGCCTGGCCCTGTCACTCGTGAGCTCAGAGCAGACATGGTGCCACTCCCAAGACAACAGTGAACTCAGCTACGTCAAAGGGCCGGGCTCTGAGTTTCAAGGGGGTGAGGGCATCTTCTGTAACAGGCTCAGTACCATGGACCCTCATTGCAGAAATCCATGCTTTGAGTCAGTTCACCTGAATTTAGATGGAACATTTGTAATGTACTGGGCAAAAAGAAAGAGCAGCAGGATGGAGGTCTGAGTACCTGGGTTAAGTGAAGCAGAACAAACAGGGAAATTAGAGAATTCACTGAAGGTGAAGTGGTATAAGTAAAATGGGGATGGAAGAAGATAATGGTTCTCTCTTTTTTGAAGCTCATTATGacaatttaaagtgtttttttagtcACCGAGCAGGTTTATTCTAATGTATATGAATGATGTGCAGAAGAGTGAAACTGGCACTGTGTTGGTGGATCCTCAGTTCTGTATGATAAGGGTGCTTCTCCTCCACTGGTGTTTTGCTTTGCATCAGCCACTTCTCTATGGCTCACGGCTCAGTTTTCATCTGACCGATAAAGTCAGCAGCAGGTAACATAGCCTCTGGTGGATTGCTTcacttaaaagtttaaaataaatggagTAATCCAGTTTCAGTTCAGTGAGGTATCAAAATCGAATCACTACTCCACAGATTTCAATGAAACAGTCACAAGTCAAACATCAAACACAAAAGTATCAATCTTGAGAGCAGGATCAAATACTGTTTATCTTAGATTAAGAACTTTTCAGATAAAAGTAACTGCTGCAGCTACTACAAAATTTAAGAGTATCTGAAAGATTAAAATGCTGAGAATTCAATAGTCTTTGCAGGTACCATCTAGCAGCACAGGTCTGGCTATACTCTTCCAACACACCAGTCCAGCAATGGCACAAAAAAAATGGCTGAGGTAGTAAAAAGAAGGTCTTAAACACCATCAGATATCATTCGAAAACAGGGGAATACCATGCTCTTCTCCTGTTCCCCCTTATTCAATTACAATTCCTCCCTTGGCTGATACTGCCCTACCTCCTTGGGAGCTGGGTGAGGGGTGCTGCTGACCGGAGTCATGGGTTTGGTTACAGAGACAGGGCTGGTGAAGGCAGAGTCCCGGCCGGGGAAATGCGAACCCGGTTTAGTTTCCCTTCCATTGGGTTTCCATGGACCTGTCTGTGACAAAAGGagaggaaaaagaggaaatcaaCTGACACATAGCAACCAGGATCGCGTGCCCCGAGTCTCTTGGAGGTCTTGAGCAACAGCGGATTTCAATGTATGACTTCCTGGCGTATTTCTGATACAGAGACATTTAGGAAAAACAAACAGGGGTTTCAAGCAGAAAGGACTTCTACCTTAGCAGGGGCTGCAGCTGGCTTGGGTACCAGGTTCTTGTAAACGCTGGGTCCAGTGATGGGAACTTTGTTGCCATTGGCAGGGAGGGGTCCTGTGGTTGCAAACCCTGCAGAGAAAGCAGCACAGGGGTCTTCTTTTGAAACCTTCTTGATGACCAGCATCTTGGAAACTGTCTGCTTGGCACTAGGGGGGTTCTCTGGAAAGAGCAAAAAAGACACTGGACATTCACTCCATATACAAAACAATATAAAGGACTCAACTGGCAAAAGCATCATGGTACTGGTTGGTACGGTACTAGTTGGTACTACAACTGATGCGGTAGCACTGAATTTTCAGAGTCACAGACATATAAATCAATTCATGGCTCAAGCACACTGGTTCATCAACTACAACTGAATGACGTACAGCAGGCTGGAGGTTGCAGGCTCAAATCCCAGCTATGCCACTTCCTAACAGAACAGTGGTTTAGCAGAAATACAAGTGCTCAATGATAAGATGGTTTAATCTTGGTTAAACAAGAGGATTATACATAactatattataataaatagcTTTATTTCTGCAAGTATAGGAGCAACTCAGCACTCACCCCATACTCCTGCTGGAGCTCCCATTGCCCGCATCTGACTTGCTGACTTTCCAGTTGCTTCTGGATTAAGAGAGGGCTGTTAAAGATAAATTATAGAAatgagcaaaaataaacattaaagaaacaatgtcaaattgttttttgaaagaaactTTCTTCCTGCGCATCACAACACATTTTTGGCATACTGTCACTTTCTGTTAGTTGTGTGGCTTGTGGCACCTAGTGGTCATACACAGAACTGCATCCATTCAGACATCATGAGCACAACAGTACCACACTAGTCTAAAGGGCCTGAGTCCCCAGTCCGGGTTGGGAAGGTCTACCGTGTCTACACAGCAACTGCAcaagaagagctgggagaaactGGTCCAATTAAGCCAGTAAGCAGCTGTTTCAGCTGAAACTAAAAACTGTAGACCTGCAGGCTCCCCAGATCCAGGACTAGGGAGCCCTGGCCTAAAGGTTTGATTTGCTAGGAAAGAGATAAAAGTCAAATCACTCAATAGGTCAAAGACTTGCACCATCGTCCGCCATGTCCTCCCTCTTCTACAGCGCAAGCATCATTAAAAGCCCAGCCACTCCCCTCACACAAGGGCAAATTCGGGATGAAGGATGGCACTCACAAAATCTTCTTCCACAAACTTCAGCTTCTCCTCCTTGCTGTCCTTGCGCTCGTCCCGGGCATCGGCAGGGATCTTGTCCTGGAAGGCAGGGCCCTTGCGGGGGTGGAAGTTGCCATTGCGCTGCCGGTGGCCCCCTGCCCTGTCCCGGTCGCCCCCCCGTTTCTGGTGGCGGTTGTGATGGTGCTGGTGGGGGTGAGACGTCACGACCTCCTGCCCTCGCGGCGTGCCGTGCCAGCTGGATGCCTCCTTCCAGCCCTGCCCGCCGACCAGCCCACCGTGGCCGCCCTTCGACACGCCCAAGTCCACGGAATCATGACGGAGCAGAGACGGCTGCTGCCAGCCATCGCCTTAGACAGACGTGAAGGAATGACATTTCAAGACATCGGTtcaagtggggagctgtgtcagtgagTGTAGGCTagtaaggaacaagtaaaggtttattccaggctgcaAAGTAGACCACCATTTTGGCTGTTAAGACCTCTGTAGGGATAGTGGTTTTTGAGGCAGTGGCAGTGTTAGGTTTGTGCCACACAAAGTTTGCCCAAAAAACTCTATCTTGGTTCCATCTGACCACAAAACGCCTTCtgaaattttagattttagattaCTCTCATGCTGTCTGGCAAACTCCAGATGGGCTTTGACAGGGTTCTTATTTGACTGATGCACCTTTACTCCACTCTCAGCCACTGAACTTTCACAAGGTCTTTCAAAGTGAGTGTTGGCCTCACGGTGACTCCAGACAAGCAGGAGGTTTGTGAGGGAATTCTGAGTTCTGAGAAACGGTCTTTTCTAGGCATTGTCTGGGTCGTATGATGCAGCTTCCACTTATTATTGAGCCAACAGTGCTCACTTTGATTTTTTGTATCCTAATTTCCTAACCTATGTATTTTTATCACTTTATTTCTAGAAtgctctttttaatttttgtaccTTCCCTCCGGATTCACTGCCTCAATGATCCCTAAACAGACTGGGGTTTTAATCCAGTAAATGTGACAGGCACTTCAATGGTACACAGGCAGAAGCCAATGGTAAGGTTATTATATCCTCGTTAGGGCAATTTCTTTCACCTGTGTAAACGTAGTGCTGCCAGAGCAaaggggtctgaatacttatgcaagcaATATACTTCTGTATAAGGTATCTGCTGACTAAGTTTGTAATAAAAATACTGATTGGAAAAAGATATGCAACTATCATTTGCAATCCAGCaacatttgaaaacttttaaagGGCCTGAACACTTTGGCAAGTCGCTGTATTTAATAATTTCACCCCACCCCCAAATAGTGAAGTGTTGTTACTTTTTAAGAAACAATAGGcagaagagcacacactgtAACTGTAGGTTAGTGTGGGGAGTCAGCCCCCAACACGCTGTCACAGCTGGTGAAGGGGGAGCAGGCCGAGCAGGAGAGCTGTACCTGCAGGGGCCCGAAGGGGCCCGTTGTTGAAGAAGCCATCAGAGGAGTTGTGACGGCGGCGGCTCACTGCCGGCCTCCCATCTCCACGGGGAAAGTGCTCTCCATGTTTCTCAAAGGTGGCTGAAGGGTACTGCAATGGCGATGGAAGAATATGGGAGAGGGAATGAGATCCTCCAACAAGTGACAGGCTGCTAAACACTTGTTCCCAGCTAGGACTCAAACTCTCAGCCCTCCTGCACTCTGAGCAGACACTACAAGCCTGCTACAGGGGAAACCAGCCAATATTTTATAgtccaggtgggtagctgcgtcagcatgcgtaggctgcaaaggaacaagtaataggtttattccatgctgaagaaaagaagaaagagaacacaacgtttcggccgtggagccttcttcaggtgtgagagagacagggcagtaggcaaaggtaaagtagcgggagaacaaaggttgggagggagaaTATTTTATAGTCATTGTCCGTAGAAATGTACAATACGCAATTAGAGGATATTGATCTGCTAACTAACTGATCAACCTTAACTGTAACTGTTGCTCGTGCAATAAGAGAAACAAAGCTTAGTAGCTTAATAGCTTTGTTTCAGACTGAAAATAAATGGCATTTTCCTGGTATCTGAATTTAATAAGAATTTAATAATtactacacttatatagcacttttctggacaatccactcaaagcgctttacaggtaatggggacacccctacaccaccaccaatgggcagcatccacctggatgatgcgacggcagccatagtgcgccagaaagctcaccacacatcagctatcagtggggaggagagcagagtaatgaagccaattcatagagggggattattaggaggccatgattggtaaagggaaatgtggccaggacgccggggtcacacccctactcttttcgagaaacgccatgggatttttaatgaccacagagagtcaggacctcggttttacgtctcatccgaaggacggattTTGTTCCAGTTTTAAGTGGTAAGGTTTTTTTATGCTCATTACATattttcatatcaacccacaaaAATGATTTCCTATAGCAGAAGTGTCGAAACCACCCTCCTGAGCAGATAAAGTGTTAAGATCATGAAAACAGACTGTAGCAGATACCAAGCATCAACAAATGACACACTTTGACTACACAACATTTTAATTCCACAGCTTAATCATGGAAAACAACTAAGTGAGAAGAAAAATAACCTTACATAGTGAGTTGTTAATATATATTACTTCAAAAGTGTTCGGTTTgatactttttttcatttgcattaaGCAGCTATACAAAATATACCACTAATGTCACAAATGCTACTGATTATTTAGCATCTTAAAATTTGCTATTCGATAAGAGTGCCTGTGCTTTATATTGCAACAGTTTCAAATCTTGTTACAAGACACAGGAGATGGAAATATTCAGAATATCATTTTGCTACAATACTTGATTCTCAAGAGCACTGTACTATTTCTCCCAGCCTGCAATATTGTGAAAGGAACAATGAACATAAGCAACTGCTGCCTTTGAAGACtccaatttaatttattttacttttcagtaCTACAAAGCGCACCTGGGGTCATTGAAACGGATGCACTACTGGCCGTCCCATTCATGTTCGTTTGAAGATTCAAAGCAACAGATCCCATATCTCACTTCTGGGTTTTAAGATTTTAGAGTAGAGGTTTCTAATCCTGGTACTGGAGGGTCTGAGTCTCTTTAAAACTGCTACACCTGAAGAGCTGTTACATTCACTCAGTTAAGCTAGTAACCATGTGTTTTAACTTGCCAAGAACTGTTGGAATGAAACCCTGCAACACACCAGTCCTCCAGAACCAAAACTGCCAAGTTTAACATGAATTAATGAATATCCACTGCGAGGTTAACCTAACTTGGAATAAGAACTGTGATTAAAACAAAGCTGTTAAATAAAGACCTAACTTATTCCTGCTATTTCTAGGATAGAATCCGGAACAGTTCACTGTAAACAGGCATTGAGTGAGGGCAGACCATCTGCCTGTTTGGCAGTCACCTGAAATGCCCCTACTTAGAGCACAAGCCCTGCACTGAGTGTAAATAATTTAGGTTTATAGCAAGGGTGCTAAGTCTACTCTTAACTGATACACAAAGGGAAGTTTAGTTTCTGGAAGTTTAAAAACTGTGAGAAAAACAAAGAACCAACTTGAAAACTGGCAATGCACAAGACAAAACAACTAAATATACAGTTATAATATAGTGTACCTCCTTCATGTGAGACATTAGGAATATAaaataagacagaaaaaaactgcCTATCTCTATATGATCTTAAAGATTGTACCATCTTTTATGTAATTTAGCATATTTGTTTGTTCAGCATCCTTGCCATTTTAATTGAGATGTGACATATTAAACCATGTTTAATGGTGAGAATAAATGGATATCACCTCCAATTACAATTTAAGGATCCTGAGAGAAACATTTAATTGCAGGGTGACATTCCCCGTCATTCGTTCTCAATTACCATTAAGATGTGTGCTTCCCGCACCTTCACTCATAGCTTCAAACCCTATAACCGCACACAAGACAGAACGAGGAAGTGTACACAGACTCCTTCTACCTGCCCACCTTCAACACATCATAAGCAACACGGCCCTGTATCCGAGGTTTAGTGCCCAATGGGGGAGAAACAGATTTCTCACCACTGCACCGCCAGCCTTTAAGTGCCTGCGAATCTACAGGCGTTGCTCTGTTGCCAGGATCTGAAAGAAGCCTAATTGGCTAAGCCCACTCTAACTTTAGCAGTGCTCAGCCATTTTCACACAACTGCCTGTAGAATCAAAGTCACAGTCGGATAGTAACGTGACCCAGACTCAACATCACGACCTGGATCATCAAGCTCCACCTGCTTTCCAGAACCTGCACTGCCTGAGCCAATCGAGAGTCCCAAATCAGGCATTCTTTGCCTAAAACAAAGACTTTTCCATTGCAGGAATTCCTAGTTTCACCCCATTGCTGCAAGCAGGTTCTAACTACACTCAAGCGTCCAGCAGTGTTCTAACTGTCAGGCGGCTAGGTCCAAGGTCATCGCAGTGTAGTGTGTGCTTCTCACCTTGGCGGGCTGAGGCGTCGAGAAGTTAAGCCAGGCAGGAACAAAGTCATGCTGCGCCATTTAGGTCCAGTGTCTCCAGTCAGTGGAACGAGGCATCAAACCTCATGGCCAGGATCTGAACGGAGGGAGTGGGATAGAGAGGGATAAACACAATGTCATTGTGCTGCGGGAAGGATGGGAGGCATCCAGGGGTTCTTTCAAGATCAAAATCCAGTCTTATACTGTCCCAGGCAGCTATGGGTCCTGGATTTGCATCCATTCACAATAAAAGCCACAGGTTCCTCCCCACATGACTGGATCTGATCATATGTAGAACATTTCAGACACAAAAGACATCAGTTCCTTAAGGAAATTAAGACTACATGCTGGAATACAAATGCTAGTATCCAATAGTAACTATTATTATTCCTGTTtgaattcaaatatttttaagctttaagcttttatgtgtatttttgtaGACCACAGAACAGACAGTTTTAGCAGAGGGTCGATTTTAGCAGACAAAACAACGTGCACCAATTTTGCAGATGATGAATCTTAACCATATCAGAGTTAGCAGCAGAAGTGGGTCAGTATTAAATGCCACAAATTTACATTCTGCAGATTGGCTCCCCATGGGAATGGCAGTGAACAGATTTAGAGAGTGAACTGGGGGAGGGTTAGACTAAGAGACAGATAGGAAAAGAAGACTAAATAAATGTCATGCCGGTGGAACAAATTCTTGGTAGGGTCTATGCCGGTGAGAGTTTTGTATCAACAAGTTACCAGCTATGGAACAAGCACATAAGGGGTTAAAAACAGCCGAGATCATTTAATAAATGATAGGAGAAATTCCTGTCTTACCCAGAGTCGTGGGCTCTGAAGTccagcacccctctctcccttcgTCTCAATGTTGTACAGAAGGAGAACTCCTGGGCGTTGTATATCAAAGAGATCTGGTCCAGTTGCAACAGTGTGCACTGCACCCTCAGGACAACACAGCCCTTTGGTGGTGCAGGTAATGTCTTCCAGGATGATGTACTTTGGTAATGATGCAAAAAAGACTATTTGGGATCACTCTGCCAGTTTAATTTCTAGCATCAATCCCCTTGTGGTGTCGACGGTCTCAGGGGGTAAAGAACTATGCTGATCTTTAACGGTGATCCAGATGAGTTATGATTCACTGCTGCTCTACTAGGATGATGtcagtttttgtaaaaaaaatttaagaaaaacatcCAAGGTGATCTGCCCAGGTGTTGATGAGAAGTAGATTTCCCAGGCAAACCTACCCAGATGAACCCCTGCAAGAACCTAGTTTACAAAACGGTCTGAACTGCTTAATGGTATTGTACCCAGTTAGTAATGCAGAACAAACCGTTCTAATATTGTAGCCAGTGTATGGTAGAGGATTAGCTCTCAGGGTAGCCTCTCTTCAACCTGAAGCACTGGAAGCAGCACTGTGTGCCAGCTCTAACACTGTACTACTCCCTTACCAACTCATCTTACTCTCTGCCAACACACATGCACAGAAAAAATATGGGGAAACAATTAACTGCGGtacagaaaatcctaaaaatcGCTGTTCACCTCATTAAACTAGCTTTGCAGTCACTACAGGGAGAAAAGGGGGAGCTACTTTCATATTCACATTACAATACTTGAACTAACTTGTAATTACAGCTGTTTCATTTTCGCTTTCCACTCAATGAGAATGACtatttcaaaaggaaaaaaagtaatctTTCTTAACACATTCTAAAAGCAATGGGGTTGCGAAGTGATTTTTATGGCTAAGCTTTCAACAGTTCGCACATTACATACACTCCTCAAAGTGGAGCCTGATCACAGAAAACTATAAGGCCACAATTTTTAGGCAAACAAAGAGGCTGCCATTTGTTTTCAGAAGCGGCAAAACACCAAGTTGCAAGCAGATTTTCCagtgcattaaaaaatacaggGTTCTTCACTTTCCCCTGGAAGGGCAAGATAAGCATTAAATAAGGAAAATACGAACATCTATAAGAACTCTTTACACCTGCTTAAAGAGTAGTTTAAGGGCAGAAAGGTAATGTGTACaatgtcttttttaaatgttgtttaatGCAGACTATAGACCACTATGTAACAGCTCAAAATTCAACTGGGGTATTTTCTTCTGTCTCTATTGACTTCTTGTCTGGTAGTGCTGTCCTCGCGCTGGCTTCTCCCAAAGCAATctatggaaataaaaacagaaagaggTTAAAACAAATCAGGCCCTAATTCCCTTAGATCAGCCTGTGCACGACACAGAACTAGAGATCTAATGCTAGCTGTAGCCTAGATTTTTCGGGTCATGAGGCCATGCCTTTCCTTCCTTAGCACTGGATACGATACTCTTGC is drawn from Lepisosteus oculatus isolate fLepOcu1 chromosome 9, fLepOcu1.hap2, whole genome shotgun sequence and contains these coding sequences:
- the gpbp1l1 gene encoding vasculin-like protein 1; this encodes MAQHDFVPAWLNFSTPQPAKYPSATFEKHGEHFPRGDGRPAVSRRRHNSSDGFFNNGPLRAPAGDGWQQPSLLRHDSVDLGVSKGGHGGLVGGQGWKEASSWHGTPRGQEVVTSHPHQHHHNRHQKRGGDRDRAGGHRQRNGNFHPRKGPAFQDKIPADARDERKDSKEEKLKFVEEDFPSLNPEATGKSASQMRAMGAPAGVWENPPSAKQTVSKMLVIKKVSKEDPCAAFSAGFATTGPLPANGNKVPITGPSVYKNLVPKPAAAPAKTGPWKPNGRETKPGSHFPGRDSAFTSPVSVTKPMTPVSSTPHPAPKEMPSSTTPPIDITSSRLKLMRRGTDRKSEFLRTLKDERNGELPTCHSPGAPGEGESSTPEPKEEDSEGHCHENGITLSFSDSDTDHLSSSLEAEHRLLKSMGWQEYPENDDNFQPLTEDELKEFQAKTEQLKKNGLGKNGVLLKPRGVALQFAPWRSTLDVGLDEGSESETSSSQTSDDDDT